A genomic stretch from SAR202 cluster bacterium includes:
- a CDS encoding DinB family protein, whose amino-acid sequence MSDGISSELTNELNDQLNAAIELVNSLSEKDLETFHSEDTGEEGPMTVRRLLHRINTHHKDHIQHIIKVRKKLGFPVSEVETNIAEIRASRAYLTSIIHSLSDENMNKDIEEKTDLGNLASVSAGENRYTIKRIIGHVMEMTNNRLNHIRDSIKNK is encoded by the coding sequence ATGAGCGATGGAATTTCATCCGAATTAACAAACGAATTAAATGATCAATTAAATGCCGCAATAGAATTAGTTAACAGTTTATCTGAAAAAGATCTTGAAACATTCCATTCTGAAGATACTGGAGAAGAGGGTCCTATGACTGTGAGAAGATTACTTCATAGGATTAACACTCACCACAAAGATCATATACAACATATAATCAAAGTAAGAAAAAAGCTAGGTTTTCCTGTTTCGGAGGTTGAAACTAACATTGCAGAAATTAGAGCTTCAAGAGCTTATCTAACAAGTATCATTCACTCATTAAGTGATGAAAATATGAATAAAGATATAGAAGAAAAAACCGATTTAGGTAATCTTGCCTCAGTTAGTGCTGGCGAAAACAGGTACACTATAAAAAGAATAATAGGGCACGTCATGGAAATGACTAACAATAGATTAAATCATATACGAGATTCAATTAAAAACAAATAA
- a CDS encoding HAD family hydrolase, translated as MDKTYECITFDLWQTLIVDQQEWGKTRSDVRINSSYEILRENNISVELDQIAHAYKQTYEECDELRKNGLDISFRDQVLMYLSFIKEGIVEELSESSIRKIINDYGFAFYEAPPELAIGALDILEYAQSKQLKIGLISNSGTTPGIIVKAYLEQLGILEFFHSMVFSDELLISKPSGKIFMKSLIDLQVMPEDTIHVGDNLYSDIHGAMSSGLSAIWVKGYDNRDIITPPTYTIERLEEIKDII; from the coding sequence ATGGATAAAACTTATGAATGTATAACCTTTGATTTATGGCAAACTCTCATAGTTGATCAACAAGAATGGGGTAAAACACGTTCGGATGTACGTATAAATAGTTCTTACGAAATACTTAGAGAGAATAATATTTCTGTAGAATTGGATCAAATTGCACATGCTTATAAACAAACTTATGAAGAATGTGATGAGCTAAGAAAAAATGGTTTAGATATATCTTTTCGAGATCAGGTATTAATGTATTTATCATTTATCAAAGAGGGAATTGTTGAAGAGTTAAGTGAATCTTCTATTAGAAAAATTATAAATGATTATGGCTTTGCTTTTTATGAGGCCCCACCTGAATTGGCAATAGGTGCATTAGATATACTTGAGTACGCCCAGTCTAAGCAGTTGAAAATAGGTTTAATTTCTAATTCTGGAACGACACCAGGGATAATTGTAAAAGCATATTTAGAGCAACTAGGAATACTTGAATTTTTTCATTCTATGGTTTTTTCAGATGAATTATTGATTAGCAAGCCATCTGGGAAAATATTTATGAAAAGCTTAATTGATTTACAAGTTATGCCTGAAGACACAATCCACGTTGGAGACAATTTATATTCAGATATTCATGGTGCCATGAGTAGTGGTTTAAGCGCAATATGGGTAAAAGGGTATGATAATAGGGATATTATAACCCCTCCTACATATACAATAGAAAGATTGGAAGAAATCAAAGATATAATTTAA
- a CDS encoding MoaD/ThiS family protein: MLHVFIPSLMRKLTNDKHIVEINASSITELINKLDEEYPGMKQQLTEGNLIKDGLSVVINDEISNNPLLEHLEDGFEIHFVPTIGGGTF; this comes from the coding sequence ATGTTACATGTATTTATTCCATCATTAATGCGAAAACTTACCAACGATAAACATATCGTTGAAATTAATGCTTCGAGTATTACTGAATTAATAAATAAGTTGGACGAAGAATACCCGGGTATGAAACAACAATTAACCGAGGGAAATCTTATTAAAGATGGATTGTCTGTTGTTATCAATGATGAAATATCAAACAATCCTTTATTGGAACATCTTGAAGATGGATTTGAAATACATTTTGTTCCAACTATAGGTGGAGGTACTTTTTAA
- a CDS encoding (2Fe-2S)-binding protein — MTQSKTYVRCTINGEDTEFLCEPRQSLLECLRDVLRLTGTKEGCNDGNCGACTIMLDDRIVTSCLVLGVEVNGKTITTIEGMASPEGLHPVQQAFLEEAALQCGICTPGFLIASKALLDTNPNPTEEEIRFWLANNLCRCTGYDKIVRAVVKAGEKIREG; from the coding sequence ATGACACAATCAAAAACATATGTACGTTGCACAATAAATGGAGAGGACACAGAATTTCTATGTGAACCAAGGCAAAGTCTTCTTGAATGTCTAAGAGACGTCTTACGACTAACTGGAACAAAAGAAGGTTGTAATGATGGGAACTGCGGAGCTTGTACTATAATGCTAGATGACAGAATTGTTACTAGTTGCTTGGTTCTTGGAGTTGAGGTTAATGGTAAAACAATTACCACTATAGAAGGTATGGCTTCACCCGAAGGACTCCACCCAGTACAACAAGCTTTTCTTGAAGAAGCTGCTTTACAATGTGGAATATGTACTCCAGGATTTCTAATAGCATCTAAGGCTCTACTAGATACAAATCCTAATCCAACCGAGGAAGAAATTAGGTTTTGGTTAGCAAATAATCTATGTCGATGCACAGGTTATGACAAAATAGTCCGTGCGGTAGTTAAAGCTGGTGAAAAGATAAGAGAGGGATAA
- a CDS encoding xanthine dehydrogenase family protein molybdopterin-binding subunit — translation MATVKKDYKVIGSRPVRHDGVDKVTGKAIYSADFSISDLLHGKVLRSPIAHGIIKKIDTSKAEKLPGVRAIVTSKDFIGSSDKNIETAEDRNEGETTRLKYLRDNVLASDKLLYIGQPVAAVAATSSHIAEEAISLIELEYETLEPVLNTTQGLASKSIIHQELETKELGTKVPGKTNLAEHIQHKLGDPEEAFKHAEIIVERELTTETVHQGYIEPHAATALWSKDNRITVWCSTQGAFPARDTTADILGVPISQVKVVPLEIGGGFGGKIPVYLEPVAALLSKATGHPVKLVMSRKEVFECTGPTPGTLMRVKIGADKSGKFLAAQAHLEFEAGAFPGSPVAAGSYCVFAAYDIPNVLIDGYDVIVNKAKTAAYRAPGATMAAFATETVIDEVAEKLQMDPAEIRLINTAKKGTRRADGPVYPTIGCEEVIKTIKDSEHYNSPITEPHVGRGIAIGYWFNVGLESACTISLSKNGTINLVEGSTDIGGTRTSIAMQAAEVLGLLPEDVIPSVVDTDSIGFTSVTGGSRTTYATGWAAYEAAIDVKNQMIAKVAGIWSIDADNVEFEDGVFFSKQDTELKMTFKELAAKSGAPIVGRGSVSKGGMGAGGGSFAGAICDVKIDPETGKTTILRFTCVQDAGKAIYPSFVEGQMQGGSVQGIGWALNEEYFMTDDGRMTNSSLLDYRMPTSLDLPMIDTIIVEVPSDGHPYGVRGVGEANIVSPPAAVANAIYNATGVRQSRLPMNPASITKGIQDHRSDILNSMNC, via the coding sequence ATGGCAACTGTAAAAAAAGATTACAAAGTTATTGGAAGTCGACCAGTACGGCATGACGGAGTAGACAAAGTAACTGGAAAAGCTATCTATAGTGCTGATTTTTCAATTTCAGACTTACTTCACGGGAAGGTTCTAAGAAGCCCAATCGCTCATGGAATTATTAAAAAAATAGACACTTCAAAAGCAGAAAAATTGCCTGGTGTACGAGCAATTGTCACATCTAAAGACTTTATTGGTTCATCAGATAAAAATATTGAGACTGCAGAAGATAGAAACGAAGGTGAAACCACCAGACTTAAATATCTTCGAGATAATGTTCTGGCTTCAGACAAACTCTTATATATAGGCCAGCCTGTAGCTGCAGTTGCTGCAACCTCATCACATATAGCAGAAGAAGCTATAAGCCTTATAGAACTTGAATATGAAACTTTGGAGCCTGTATTGAACACAACCCAGGGATTGGCTTCTAAATCAATAATCCACCAAGAACTTGAAACTAAAGAATTAGGTACAAAAGTCCCTGGTAAAACAAACTTAGCAGAACATATTCAGCACAAACTTGGTGATCCAGAGGAAGCATTTAAGCATGCTGAAATAATTGTAGAAAGAGAATTAACAACTGAAACTGTCCATCAAGGCTACATAGAACCTCATGCTGCTACTGCTTTATGGAGTAAAGATAACCGGATAACTGTTTGGTGTAGTACACAAGGGGCATTCCCTGCAAGAGATACAACAGCCGATATATTAGGTGTGCCTATTTCACAAGTTAAAGTAGTTCCTTTAGAAATAGGTGGAGGATTTGGTGGCAAAATACCAGTTTATTTAGAACCTGTAGCCGCATTATTGTCCAAAGCTACTGGCCACCCTGTTAAATTAGTTATGTCTAGAAAAGAAGTATTTGAATGCACAGGCCCAACTCCTGGAACATTAATGCGAGTCAAAATAGGTGCAGATAAATCGGGAAAATTTCTTGCTGCACAAGCACACCTTGAATTCGAAGCAGGAGCATTCCCTGGATCCCCTGTAGCTGCCGGTAGTTACTGTGTTTTTGCTGCATACGATATCCCTAATGTATTAATTGACGGGTACGATGTAATCGTAAATAAAGCTAAAACTGCTGCTTATCGCGCCCCAGGGGCAACGATGGCGGCTTTTGCGACTGAAACAGTAATTGATGAAGTTGCAGAAAAATTACAAATGGATCCTGCGGAAATAAGACTAATCAATACTGCAAAAAAAGGTACTCGTCGAGCTGACGGACCTGTATATCCAACTATAGGATGTGAAGAAGTTATAAAAACAATTAAGGACAGTGAACATTACAATTCCCCTATTACTGAACCGCATGTTGGCAGAGGAATAGCAATAGGTTACTGGTTCAATGTAGGGCTGGAATCAGCCTGTACTATTAGCCTTAGTAAAAATGGAACCATAAACCTTGTTGAAGGATCAACAGATATTGGCGGTACAAGAACATCAATAGCAATGCAAGCTGCGGAAGTACTTGGTTTGTTACCTGAAGATGTTATCCCTTCTGTTGTTGATACTGATTCAATAGGATTTACATCTGTAACTGGTGGAAGTCGTACTACTTACGCCACAGGATGGGCTGCATACGAAGCAGCAATTGACGTTAAAAATCAAATGATAGCTAAAGTTGCTGGTATTTGGTCTATTGATGCTGACAATGTTGAATTTGAAGATGGTGTATTCTTCTCAAAACAAGACACAGAGTTAAAAATGACTTTCAAAGAATTAGCTGCCAAGTCTGGAGCACCTATTGTAGGTAGAGGAAGTGTAAGTAAAGGAGGAATGGGTGCAGGGGGAGGATCATTTGCAGGCGCAATATGTGATGTAAAAATTGACCCTGAAACTGGAAAAACTACTATTTTACGATTCACTTGTGTACAAGACGCTGGAAAGGCGATATACCCAAGCTTTGTTGAAGGACAAATGCAAGGTGGGAGTGTACAAGGTATTGGCTGGGCATTAAACGAAGAATACTTTATGACAGATGATGGCAGAATGACAAACTCTAGTTTACTTGATTATCGTATGCCTACTTCTTTAGATTTACCAATGATTGACACAATAATTGTTGAAGTCCCTAGCGATGGACATCCTTACGGAGTTAGAGGTGTTGGAGAAGCTAATATAGTTTCACCTCCTGCTGCAGTAGCTAATGCAATTTACAATGCAACTGGAGTAAGACAATCCAGATTACCAATGAATCCAGCTTCAATAACTAAAGGTATTCAGGATCACAGATCTGACATCTTAAATTCTATGAATTGCTAA
- a CDS encoding xanthine dehydrogenase family protein subunit M produces the protein MKPGGAELKWIDYSSPETLAEALSLLNEYQKDAGILAGGTDLIVKMRADRINPGQIIDIKSIPELNQVNINSNNDLTIGSAIPCYKIYNNDDIMNLRPELKDSASIIGGTQIQGRASFGGNICNAAPSADSVPLLISLGATCNVQSVNGERAIALEDLFSGPGQTVLEPNELLISITIPKKSDLSGANYIRFIPRNEMDIAVVGTGVSVTLSSNKKNFESVRVSLASVGPTPIFVDGIDKEVSGQEINDESIRVVSNMAKNASKPISDMRGTAEFRQHLCEVLTRRALITAVERAKEA, from the coding sequence ATGAAACCGGGGGGTGCTGAATTGAAATGGATAGATTATAGTAGTCCAGAGACCCTTGCTGAAGCCTTATCTTTACTTAATGAATATCAAAAAGATGCAGGTATTTTAGCAGGAGGAACTGATTTAATTGTTAAAATGAGGGCAGACCGCATTAATCCGGGTCAAATCATTGACATTAAATCAATACCTGAACTAAACCAAGTAAATATTAATTCAAATAACGATTTAACAATAGGGTCTGCAATCCCTTGTTACAAAATATATAACAATGATGACATTATGAATCTTCGCCCAGAATTGAAAGATTCTGCCTCTATCATTGGTGGTACCCAAATACAAGGAAGAGCCTCGTTTGGTGGAAATATTTGTAATGCTGCCCCAAGTGCTGATTCGGTACCTCTATTAATATCTCTGGGCGCAACGTGTAATGTACAAAGCGTTAATGGAGAAAGAGCTATCGCATTAGAAGATTTGTTCTCAGGCCCAGGCCAAACCGTACTTGAGCCAAATGAACTTCTTATTTCAATCACAATACCTAAAAAGTCAGATTTATCTGGAGCTAATTACATCCGATTTATACCAAGAAATGAAATGGATATTGCTGTTGTAGGCACAGGCGTTTCAGTAACCTTGAGTTCTAATAAAAAGAATTTCGAATCTGTAAGGGTTTCCCTTGCTTCAGTTGGGCCAACCCCAATTTTTGTGGACGGCATTGATAAGGAAGTCTCTGGGCAAGAAATAAATGATGAAAGTATTAGAGTAGTATCAAATATGGCTAAAAATGCTTCTAAACCTATAAGCGATATGAGAGGTACTGCAGAATTTAGACAACATCTTTGTGAAGTTCTCACTAGAAGAGCTTTGATAACAGCTGTAGAAAGGGCCAAGGAAGCATAA